GGGCGGCCCTGTCATCCCCCGAAGTGGAGCTGATCGGCGCGGTGGACTCGCAGCCGTCCCTGGTGGGGCGCCCGCTGGGCGACGTGCTGGGGCAGGCCGGGCCGCGCTTCAAGGTCTCCGACTCGCTGGAGCGCGCCGTGGGGCGCCGCAAGGGCGTGGTGGTGCTGCACGCCACCAGCTCCCGGCTGTCCCAGGTGATGGATCAGCTGCTGGACGCGCTGAAGCTGGGCCTGCCCGTGGCCAGCACCTGCGAGGAGCTGGCGTTCCCGCACCTCAAGTACCCGGAGCTGGCGGAGAAGCTGGAGAAGGCCGCGCAGAAGGCGGGCGTCGCCATCGTGGGCACGGGCGTGAACCCCGGCTTCGTGCTGGACCGCCTGGTGGCCACCGCCGGGCAGGTCTGCGGCCCCGTGCGCAAGGTGATGGCCAGCCGGGTGGTGGATGCCCGCACGCGCCGTGAAGCCCTGCAGCGCAAGGTGGGCGCGGGCCTGACGGAGGAGGAGTTCTTCGACCTGGTGGACCGCGAGGAGCTGGGCCACGTGGGGCTGGTGGAGTCCGCGGCGCTGGCGGCGCTGGGGCTGGGCCTGGACTGCGACGACTTCGAGGAGGAGGTCGCCCCCGTCTTCGCCGAGGAGGAGATCTCCGGCGGCGCATTTGTCGTGAAGAAAGGCCGCGTCGCGGGCATGTTCCAGTCCGTGGTGGGTTTGGAGGAGGGGCAGGAGCGGGTCCGGCTGGAGCTGACCATCGCTGTGGGGGCGGACAACCCACGGGATCGCATCGAGATCGACGCGGATCCCAGACTGGTACTGGAAATCCCGGGGGGAGTGGCGGGCGACCGGGCCACC
This DNA window, taken from Corallococcus macrosporus, encodes the following:
- a CDS encoding NAD(P)H-dependent amine dehydrogenase family protein, which produces MARAPDGPVPVVVMGLGFIGQEIARAALSSPEVELIGAVDSQPSLVGRPLGDVLGQAGPRFKVSDSLERAVGRRKGVVVLHATSSRLSQVMDQLLDALKLGLPVASTCEELAFPHLKYPELAEKLEKAAQKAGVAIVGTGVNPGFVLDRLVATAGQVCGPVRKVMASRVVDARTRREALQRKVGAGLTEEEFFDLVDREELGHVGLVESAALAALGLGLDCDDFEEEVAPVFAEEEISGGAFVVKKGRVAGMFQSVVGLEEGQERVRLELTIAVGADNPRDRIEIDADPRLVLEIPGGVAGDRATANALVNAAPRLTAAEAGLLTVLELPAGR